One Nostoc punctiforme PCC 73102 DNA window includes the following coding sequences:
- a CDS encoding GumC family protein, whose translation MSAKSTESRESIDLDLSRYLLILKRWWLPATVIFTATVILSAIATQFMKPSYEAEGKLLFRIPSFKVVGSNLLPTNTEGGDAGDLKSLLATQNPINTQIEVISSPTLLQRTIDKLQLKDQEGKPLEVEKLRKSLTLKIVSATDVLRISYTSPDPEQSAAVVNTIMSLYLDNDILTNRSEAAATRQFIAKQLPKTQEVVNNTEVALRIFKQKYQIADLSEETKSAVATIGNLDNEMNTVKAQLDEVNAQTNELRQKVELNSQEAIAVSALSQSPAVQGVLTQLQETERQLAIERSRFLDDNPVIINLEAKKASLKSLLQQQIGQTVGNKTEVSQNLLQIGGLKQNLIQNFLQSEIQRIGLAKRLSSLYNSRSIYEKRVKLIPQLAQNQRELERKAEVAESTYQTLLKKVQELQLVENTNTASSRIIAQAIVPDKPVESKKIIVLVLGVMFGLFLATTTVLVLGMRDRSLKTLQEIRDIFRYTLLGIVPLSVKKIHSRYSNTESINQTIAVRDTPYTLTSEMYRMIQANLKFLSSDKVLKTIVVTSAVPKEGKSTVSANLATAIAQLGRQVLLIDADMRVPSQHHLWEVSNADGLSEVLVGQTEFDVALSKVMDNLDVLTAGSRPPNPLALLDSKRMASLIESFSSQYKYDFVIIDAPPLLLAADALTISQMTDGILLVARPGVIDSNSASAAQEILERSSHNVLGLVVNGIIDKNESSSYFNHVKQYFTYQDLTKEAKLQKRIPNKTSV comes from the coding sequence ATGTCAGCAAAATCTACGGAATCTAGAGAATCTATTGATTTAGACCTTAGTCGTTATTTATTGATATTGAAACGATGGTGGCTACCTGCTACTGTGATATTTACAGCTACAGTTATTCTCAGTGCTATAGCTACACAGTTTATGAAGCCATCCTATGAGGCGGAAGGAAAACTATTATTTAGAATCCCTTCTTTTAAAGTAGTAGGATCTAATCTTTTGCCTACTAATACAGAAGGAGGAGATGCAGGAGATTTAAAATCGCTGCTAGCCACTCAAAATCCTATAAACACTCAGATAGAAGTTATTTCTTCCCCGACTTTATTGCAAAGGACAATAGATAAGCTACAACTAAAAGACCAAGAAGGTAAACCTCTAGAAGTAGAAAAGCTCCGAAAATCTTTGACTCTGAAAATTGTGAGTGCCACAGATGTATTGCGAATTAGCTATACCAGCCCTGACCCTGAGCAATCAGCAGCAGTGGTCAACACAATTATGAGTCTTTATTTAGATAATGATATTCTGACAAATCGCTCTGAGGCGGCAGCAACTCGTCAATTTATTGCCAAGCAGCTTCCTAAAACTCAAGAAGTTGTTAATAATACAGAAGTAGCACTACGTATATTTAAACAGAAGTATCAGATAGCTGATCTGTCAGAGGAGACAAAGTCAGCTGTTGCAACTATTGGAAATCTAGACAATGAGATGAATACTGTTAAGGCTCAGCTGGATGAGGTAAACGCCCAAACCAACGAACTGCGCCAGAAAGTAGAGCTAAATTCTCAAGAAGCGATCGCTGTGAGTGCCCTCAGTCAGTCACCGGCAGTGCAGGGAGTTCTTACACAACTTCAAGAAACTGAGCGACAGCTAGCAATTGAGCGTAGCCGTTTCCTAGATGACAACCCTGTAATTATTAACTTAGAAGCAAAGAAAGCTAGCTTAAAATCCCTCTTACAACAGCAAATTGGTCAGACTGTTGGCAATAAAACAGAAGTTTCACAGAACCTATTACAGATTGGAGGACTAAAACAAAACCTGATCCAAAATTTTCTACAGTCAGAAATACAGCGCATTGGTTTAGCTAAAAGACTCTCCTCTTTATACAACTCCCGTTCAATATACGAAAAGCGCGTTAAACTCATACCCCAGCTAGCACAAAATCAGAGGGAGTTAGAACGGAAAGCTGAAGTCGCAGAATCGACATATCAAACCCTATTGAAAAAGGTTCAAGAATTACAGTTAGTTGAGAATACAAATACAGCCAGCTCGCGGATTATTGCTCAGGCTATAGTGCCCGATAAGCCCGTAGAAAGCAAAAAAATTATTGTTTTAGTGCTAGGAGTAATGTTCGGTCTATTCTTGGCTACTACAACAGTCCTTGTTCTAGGTATGAGAGATAGATCTCTGAAAACACTTCAGGAAATCAGAGATATATTTAGATATACTTTGCTAGGAATTGTTCCTTTGTCTGTTAAAAAGATTCACTCCCGTTATTCAAATACAGAATCAATAAATCAAACAATTGCTGTTAGAGATACGCCTTACACTTTAACTAGCGAAATGTACAGAATGATTCAAGCTAATCTGAAATTCCTGAGTTCAGATAAAGTGCTAAAAACTATCGTGGTAACTAGCGCAGTTCCTAAAGAAGGCAAGTCTACAGTTTCAGCTAATTTGGCAACAGCGATCGCTCAATTAGGACGTCAAGTTTTACTAATCGATGCAGATATGCGAGTTCCTTCTCAGCATCATCTCTGGGAAGTAAGCAATGCAGATGGCTTGAGTGAAGTTCTTGTAGGTCAGACTGAATTTGATGTTGCTTTATCTAAAGTAATGGATAATCTTGATGTCTTAACTGCTGGCTCTAGACCTCCTAATCCACTTGCTTTACTTGACTCAAAGCGGATGGCATCGCTGATTGAAAGTTTCTCATCTCAATATAAATATGATTTTGTAATTATTGATGCTCCTCCCCTGCTTTTGGCAGCCGATGCTTTGACTATAAGCCAAATGACTGATGGGATTTTGTTAGTAGCTCGACCTGGGGTAATTGATTCTAACAGTGCATCTGCTGCTCAAGAAATTCTAGAGAGATCTAGTCACAACGTATTAGGTTTAGTTGTGAATGGTATCATTGATAAAAACGAATCTAGTAGCTATTTCAATCATGTTAAACAATACTTTACTTATCAAGATTTGACAAAAGAGGCAAAGCTACAAAAACGCATTCCAAATAAGACCTCTGTATAA